From Hydra vulgaris chromosome 15, alternate assembly HydraT2T_AEP, one genomic window encodes:
- the LOC136091475 gene encoding uncharacterized protein LOC136091475, with protein sequence MNEQNQEKSKNEFDDIKVEKIPENVFRLLAYKLTYDWKRVARLLLLTESDIDLLTADFSMLYEVTFQMLNMWRRRNPQKQWSGLKEILEQVGRNDLVAECELNLISTYSTFGVQIPSTRFYARTDELLEIHQAMIELSKSQKSFLVITGMTGIGKTQLVRKYIEVYRKHYDSFVWIDAAYGKINMSIINLCYKLGLNFKEAYDFCLPIDVVISKIHNYFKSSKTLYVYDNVDDASVKNFVKYLPNQPNSYTLVTSQWRCWSPEAIIIQIEPFSPQDAFLFLKKYISTEDDKILKEITEVKRYHPLALHQAITYINNTHVSPQEYLDLFKDNPVDILDEFIHTEQDAKSAVLSIRIILQKLKINHEKLSLQILKFLSYCDGKNITMTFVKQISFHLKQNDSAKIYHAINILKNFSLLGDCCDSNLNKDYLLMHDITQIACYHFQKNKQKYYNMVVSFIKQKLNMVKDHYDYGLDWYKHFLHIFLKNKAKVASDFNEHAEEIFCLLQNKGLFKDILAILEEIECFQTVTYGKNNSLVIDTKHLKAQCIYNMGEFEKAFPVYAELEKLQSKLFGKNHLSTLKVKHNKALCMDGMGDYVGAFKIYCAIEKQYMSLNTIGKKHPKTLETKHNKANCMINLGKFNEALQEYHELLKLKIEVLGENNPSTLDTKHNLALCMDCLGRHQDAYQMYSKLEEVKIKFLGNSHPSTLKTKHNKTNYFINTGQYDKAFQEYIEIKKLLVLVLGGNHPLTLETKHNLAFCLEKMGKYEEALHIYTEVEKLRSEILGNNHPKTLITQNSIQKVTSFMDMRHSSISDDIKSSIQKLADCHSQCIEEKHSIVYKSNSMRKLFGCYCLRRYTKTYSIHHSRNKIVV encoded by the exons aTGAATGAGCAAAATCAGGAAAAGTCTAAAAATgaatttgatgatattaaag TCGAAAAGATACCAGAAAATGTTTTCCGATTACTAGCATATAAATTGACTTATGATTGGAAAAGAGTAGCAAGGCTCCTTTTGCTGACTGAATCAGATATTGATCTTCTAACAGCTGATTTTTCAATGTTATACGAAGTAACATTTCAAATGTTAAATATGTGGAGAAGAAGGAATCCTCAAAAACAATGGAGTGGTCTTAAAGAAATATTGGAACAAGTGGGCCGAAATGACTTGGTTGCTGAATGTGAACTGA ATCTAATATCAACGTATTCTACATTTGGAGTTCAAATACCATCAACAAGATTTTATGCTCGAACAGATGAACTTCTTGAAATACATCAAGCCATGATTGAATTATCAAAATCACAAAAGTCATTTTTGGTTATTACTGGCATGACTGGCATTGGAAAAACTCAGCTTGTTCGAAAATATATAGAAGTTTATCGCAAACATTATGATAGTTTTGTGTGGATAGATGCTGCATATGGTAAAATAAATATGTCAATAATAAATCTTTGTTATAAACTAGGACTCAATTTCAAAGAGGCTTATGATTTTTGTCTTCCCATAGACGTAGTTATATCTAAAATccataattactttaaaagtagTAAAACATTATATGTCTATGATAATGTTGATGATGCAAGtgtcaaaaattttgtaaaatatctaCCTAACCAACCTAATTCGTATACTTTAGTAACTTCACAATGGAGGTGTTGGTCTCCAGAGGCAATTATAATCCAAATTGAGCCTTTCTCTCCTCAagatgcttttttgtttttaaaaaagtatatatctaCTGAAGATGACaagatattaaaagaaataactgAAGTAAAAAGATATCATCCTCTCGCACTACACCAAgctataacatatataaataacacGCATGTCTCTCCACAAgaatatttagatttatttaaagaCAATCCAGTAGATATACTTGATGAATTTATTCATACTGAGCAAGATGCCAAATCAGCAGTTCTTTCAATCagaattattttacaaaaacttaaaatcaatcATGAAAAACTTTCTTTGCaaatcctaaaatttttatcatattgtgatggtaaaaatataacaatgaCGTTTGTTAAACAgatttcatttcatttaaaacaaaatgacaGTGCTAAGATCTATCATGCaattaatattctaaaaaacttttcactTTTAGGTGATTGCTGTGATTCCaatttaaacaaagattatCTTTTGATGCACGATATAACACAAATAGCATGTTACCAtttccaaaaaaacaaacaaaagtattATAATATGGTTGtctcttttataaaacaaaaattaaatatggtaAAAGATCATTACGACTATGGACTTGATTggtacaaacattttttacatatatttttgaaaaacaaagcaaaagtCGCTAGTGATTTTAATGAACATGCTGAAGAGATATTTTGCTTATTGCAAAACAAGGGTTTGTTTAAAGACATTCTAGCAATTTTGGAAGAAATTGAATGTTTCCAAACAGTTACCTATGGAAAAAATAACAGTCTTGTTATTGATACAAAGCATCTTAAAGCACAATGCATTTATAACATGGGGGAATTTGAAAAAGCATTTCCTGTATATGCTGAACTTGAAAAATTACAATCAAAGTTGTTTGGGAAAAACCATTTATctactttaaaagtaaaacataacaAAGCCCTTTGTATGGATGGTATGGGTGATTATGTTGGAGCTTTTAAGATATATTGTGCTATAGAAAAGCAGTACATGTCTTTAAATACAATTGGTAAAAAACATCCTAAAACATTGGAAACCAAGCATAACAAAGCCAATTGTATGATTAATTTAGGCAAATTCAATGAAGCGTTACAAGAGTAtcatgaacttttaaaattaaagatagaaGTTTTAGGTGAAAATAACCCTTCAACATTAGATACAAAGCATAACTTAGCACTTTGTATGGATTGTTTGGGTAGGCATCAAGATGCATACCAAATGTACTCTAAACTTGAAGAggttaaaatcaaatttttaggaAACAGTCATCCttctacattaaaaacaaaacataataaaacaaattactttatCAATACGGGCCAATATGATAAAGCTTTCCAGgaatatattgaaattaaaaaattattagtgttGGTTTTAGGTGGAAATCATCCTTTAACCTTAGAAACAAAACACAATCTTGCTTTTTGTCTGGAAAAAATGGGTAAATATGAAGAAGCATTACATATATACACTGAAGTAGAAAAACTGCGAAGTGAAATTTTAGGAAACAATCACCCAAAGACATTGATTACACAAAATAGCATTCAAAAAGTTACATCATTCATGGATATGCGTCATAGTAGTATTAGTGATGATATCAAATCCAGCATACAAAAATTAGCAGATTGCCATTCTCAATGCATTGAAGAAAAGCATTCAATAGTATATAAATCAAATAGTATGCGAAAATTATTTGGTTGTTATTGTTTACGACGATATACAAAAACTTATTCAATCCATCACagtagaaataaaattgttgtataG